In Nitrosococcus oceani ATCC 19707, the following proteins share a genomic window:
- a CDS encoding DUF262 domain-containing protein, which produces MGHFLFEEKTQKFNVIDGQQRLTTIVIFLSVLFAQLKSIRDLSEEEEICYEDMVKRRSAIRFWTVDYDNQLFIDYVIDQSKSEHNGLETESSRRIVSAFDFFKNHLSDKPEEYLTKMLLIVAGAACTTHPVQNESEAIQMFIFQNSRGKRPSNLEIVKAQFMHHAHLHGGAKDEVDSLIGEIKGRFEKIYKSISSIEYRINEDDVLLYTLRVHFNSLWETNSLDKINKMLADGNPLDFIKSFSRSLSTSFEHLSQFFGKHERENFAIHSLISLGGIAVALPFVIKAYRYGLSLDQIGKLCWSLESLVLRHRLIGTRANIISRINDVFEKFTESNKDISPVIDHIEWMKTTDDWWWAYWNNDRLKESIQGGINHSTAKYLLWKYEVHLEQQGKAGYSPIRFDNIISPELEHIAPTTEPESKPHGYDDYDDEFRNQYLNTLGNYLLLSKSHNCAVGNILLSQKLATYTHNEQQREVRSLVPKNGIWSKEIIQQRKNKIIGVIMIIC; this is translated from the coding sequence TTGGGCCATTTCCTTTTTGAGGAGAAAACACAAAAGTTCAATGTAATAGACGGCCAGCAACGCTTAACAACCATTGTCATTTTCTTATCGGTCCTGTTTGCCCAGCTGAAATCAATAAGAGATTTATCGGAGGAAGAAGAAATATGCTATGAAGATATGGTGAAGAGGCGAAGCGCAATACGCTTTTGGACTGTTGACTACGATAATCAATTGTTCATTGACTATGTAATAGACCAAAGCAAGTCTGAACATAATGGCCTTGAAACGGAATCGTCACGACGAATCGTCAGCGCATTCGACTTTTTCAAAAATCATCTTTCTGATAAACCAGAAGAGTATCTAACAAAAATGCTGTTGATTGTTGCTGGGGCAGCTTGTACCACGCACCCGGTTCAAAATGAATCGGAGGCGATACAGATGTTTATCTTTCAAAATAGTCGCGGAAAACGACCGTCAAATCTTGAAATAGTGAAAGCCCAATTCATGCATCATGCTCACCTGCATGGGGGCGCCAAAGATGAAGTTGATTCGTTAATTGGTGAAATCAAAGGGCGTTTTGAAAAAATCTACAAATCAATTTCTTCAATCGAATACAGAATTAATGAAGATGATGTTTTGCTATACACCTTGCGGGTTCACTTTAACTCGCTCTGGGAAACAAACTCTTTAGACAAAATCAACAAGATGTTGGCCGATGGAAATCCACTTGATTTCATCAAGTCGTTCTCGAGGTCGCTCTCGACAAGTTTTGAACATCTGTCACAGTTTTTTGGCAAGCATGAGAGAGAAAACTTTGCGATTCATTCTCTAATATCACTAGGCGGGATAGCTGTTGCGCTTCCATTTGTCATTAAGGCATACAGATATGGCTTGTCTCTTGATCAAATTGGCAAACTTTGCTGGTCTTTGGAATCTTTAGTGCTTCGGCATCGTTTAATCGGGACAAGGGCAAATATTATTTCAAGAATCAACGATGTATTCGAGAAATTCACCGAAAGCAACAAAGACATTTCCCCAGTAATTGACCATATTGAATGGATGAAGACGACAGATGATTGGTGGTGGGCCTACTGGAACAATGACAGGTTGAAAGAATCCATCCAAGGAGGAATCAATCATTCAACCGCAAAATACCTTCTCTGGAAATATGAGGTTCATTTAGAGCAGCAGGGTAAAGCCGGTTATTCACCAATCCGGTTTGATAATATCATCAGTCCTGAGCTGGAACATATCGCCCCCACGACGGAACCTGAAAGTAAGCCCCATGGCTATGATGATTATGACGATGAGTTCAGGAACCAATATCTAAACACTCTTGGCAACTACCTGTTGTTATCAAAGTCGCATAATTGCGCGGTTGGCAATATTCTGCTTTCCCAAAAATTAGCCACATATACCCATAATGAACAGCAGAGAGAGGTGAGGAGCCTTGTTCCTAAAAACGGAATATGGAGCAAAGAAATAATACAACAACGGAAAAATAAGATCATTGGTGTAATCATGATCATTTGCTAA